From the Thomasclavelia ramosa DSM 1402 genome, the window TTGATTAAACATTTTTATTATAGTACAAGCAACATTTTCAGCGCCAGAATATTTAGAACTTTGCAATACATGAAGTACTTTTCGCTTTTTTTCCATAAATATCCCCTATTCATTACCTAATAATTCTGTTTTGTATATTTCATTAATCTGATCCCTTACTTTCAAAAAATCATATTTTTTTATTACTTCTAAATTTTTAACTTGCATTTTTTTTGCTAATTGTTTGTCACTAATTATAGCTTCCAATTTCTGGGTACAGTCTTCAATGCTTTTAATTAAATATCCATTTACATTATTTATTATTAAATCTCTATTTCCCCTAATATCACTTATAATACAAGGTAATCCACTTGCCATTGCTTCCATTAAAGATCTAGGTAACCCCTCTTGTAACGACGTAAACAAAAAGCAATCTGAGATTGCTAATAATTCTTTTATATCCGTCCTATAACCTAAAAAATGTACTTGTTCTCGAATACCTAAATTTTTGGCTAAATCTTGTAAATTATTTTTCTCGGGTCCATTGCCACAAATCAAATAATGAATTTTAGGATTTTTACATAATGCAATTCCTCTAAGTGCCATTTCATAATTTTTTCGTTTAATTAAATCTCCCATTGCAATGCAAACAAAGTCATCATTTTCTAAAGATAACCAATTTCTATAATCTTCTTTGTTAATATTAATATTTTGGTAATCAGTTGTATTTATACCCACTCCATTTACTTTATATACATGCCCACTTTTTCTTAATTTCATAGTTTTAGCAACATGATAATCTTCCTCATTCATAGTTATAATCACATCAGAATAATGTGCTAAATATTTTTCCATGGGTTTATATATACAATTATTTACCAATGGTGCACCCTTATAAAAATGAAAACCATGTGCAGTATAAAATATCTTGATATGTTTTGTTTTCTTCCCGCAAAGTCTTCCTAATGCTCCGCCTATTGGGGTATTACAATGAATTACAGAAATATTTTCTTTTTTTATTAAATTATTTAGTTGTTCATATGCTTTAACATTTCTAATATTAAATGGAAATCTAACCAAATCTATATGATGAAAATGTATATTTGGATATTTGTCCATAGTTTCTTTGGGCAGATTATTAAAATTGGCTGCAAAATGGAATTCATATCCTAAAGCAATGGCAGCATCTAATGAAGCTGTATGAAAATTAGTAATATTCTTACATATATTAGAAATAAATAATAGCTTTTTCAATTACAATTTCCCCCTTTTCTTAGTATTTGTATAAATATTTTCCTTTTTCAAAACTGTAATAATAGTTTTAAAAAAAATCTTAGTATCTAGTAAAAAGCCCATATTATTAGCATACCAAACATCATACTTTCTTTTATCCCTTAAAGATAAACTATTTCTATAGTACGCTTGCGTATATCCTGTTATTCCTGGTTTAACTTTCATTTTATCTAATTCCTCTGGTAAGTAATCGTTTAAAGAATTCCATTCACTTGCTCTTGGACCAATTATACTCATTTCACCAATTAACACATTAAATAATTGTGGTAATTCATCTAAACTTGTTTTTCTTAAAACTTTACCTATTTTAGTGACTCTAGGATCATCCTCAGAATTATAAGTACTTCCATCCGCATTACGTATATCTTCGCAGTTTTCCTTCATCGTTCTAAACTTATACATTTTTATTTTTTTACAATCTTTGCCAATTCTTTCAGCACTATAAAAAATGTTATCCTTATCATCTAATTTTATCAGTAAGGCTATGATAAACAAAAAAGGCATCAACATTACTATACTAATTAATGAAATAATAAAATCCATTATTCTTTTTAAAAATTTATACATACATAACTCCTATTTTTTTATCAATTTTATTTCATCACTATTTTTGTCCAATATTAGTGATTTTGCTGGTACAACAACTTGTTTAAAACCCACATTCCTTTGTACATATGATCCAGCTCCAATTAACGAATAATCATTAATTTCTAACCTGTTTTTTATTACCGCGCCCATACCAATAAAACAATTGTTGTTTATAACTACTTCGCCTCCAATAGTGCTATTTGCTGCAATAAAATTATTATTATAGATAGTGATATCGTGAGTAAGTACACTACCTGCATAAATAACATTATTATCTCCCAACGTTACATTAGTTCCAATATATGCGCCTGGAAAAACAATATTGCCCACACCAATTTTGTTTGACGAAACAATTGCTTTATCACTAATAAAATTAATCAATTGATAACCTAATTCCAAACATTTCTCACTCATAGCCTGACGTGTTCTATTCATATTGCTATATCCAATTGTATTCAATATCTTAATTTTTTCATACTTAAAGCAGGAAGTTAATTCTTCAAAAGGTACTAACTTTGTATCATTTTTAAAGCAAATATTATTATATTTATTAACATCTTTTTTACTTACGGTGTGGCATAAAATTGTATATTTATGCTCACTTTCAATCATATCATGTATCATAAATGAGTACTTTGTAGCGCCCAATATTATAATTTTTTCTTTTATCTCCATATAGGACCCTGTTCACCCCTATCAGTTAAAACAACAATTTTTAACTTTTTCTTTAAAAATTGTACTCTTTTCATAAGTTCTTCATGATTACTTGCTGATACAATTGAAAAAAACCTAGCAGTTTTATCTGTAAAAGGTTTCGTTTTCATTCCCAATTTTATATTCGACAAATTGTTATGATAAATATAATCAAGTTTGCAAATTTCTTCAATTCCATTTATTGCAATAACTTTTCCAACAGGTAAAAAAAATGACACATAGCAACTACTTCTATCTAAAGATAAATGTTCAGGAATACTCGATATTTTTCCGGTAGCTAAATCTATTAAAAATTTTTCTGTATTTAAGCCTGTTTGTAATGAGATTAAGTCTGAAGAAATGAATACACCTCCACCTCTTGCTGCTGCTTCTATTAAAATAATATCGTTACCA encodes:
- a CDS encoding glycosyltransferase family 4 protein translates to MKKLLFISNICKNITNFHTASLDAAIALGYEFHFAANFNNLPKETMDKYPNIHFHHIDLVRFPFNIRNVKAYEQLNNLIKKENISVIHCNTPIGGALGRLCGKKTKHIKIFYTAHGFHFYKGAPLVNNCIYKPMEKYLAHYSDVIITMNEEDYHVAKTMKLRKSGHVYKVNGVGINTTDYQNININKEDYRNWLSLENDDFVCIAMGDLIKRKNYEMALRGIALCKNPKIHYLICGNGPEKNNLQDLAKNLGIREQVHFLGYRTDIKELLAISDCFLFTSLQEGLPRSLMEAMASGLPCIISDIRGNRDLIINNVNGYLIKSIEDCTQKLEAIISDKQLAKKMQVKNLEVIKKYDFLKVRDQINEIYKTELLGNE
- a CDS encoding sugar transferase: MYKFLKRIMDFIISLISIVMLMPFLFIIALLIKLDDKDNIFYSAERIGKDCKKIKMYKFRTMKENCEDIRNADGSTYNSEDDPRVTKIGKVLRKTSLDELPQLFNVLIGEMSIIGPRASEWNSLNDYLPEELDKMKVKPGITGYTQAYYRNSLSLRDKRKYDVWYANNMGFLLDTKIFFKTIITVLKKENIYTNTKKRGKL
- a CDS encoding acetyltransferase gives rise to the protein MEIKEKIIILGATKYSFMIHDMIESEHKYTILCHTVSKKDVNKYNNICFKNDTKLVPFEELTSCFKYEKIKILNTIGYSNMNRTRQAMSEKCLELGYQLINFISDKAIVSSNKIGVGNIVFPGAYIGTNVTLGDNNVIYAGSVLTHDITIYNNNFIAANSTIGGEVVINNNCFIGMGAVIKNRLEINDYSLIGAGSYVQRNVGFKQVVVPAKSLILDKNSDEIKLIKK